From the Paraflavitalea soli genome, the window CGGTAGCGGAACTGGTGATCGGTCTGTCCATTATGCTCATTCGCCGCATTCCCGATAAGAACAATGCCGCCCACAAAGGGGTATGGATGAAGGAAGCCAAGGGTAGCTATGAATTGCGCGGTAAAACACTGGGCATCATCGGTTATGGTAATATCGGCTCACAAGTGAGCGTATTGGCAGAGGGTATGGGTATGAAAGTGATCTTTTATGATGCGGTGACCAAACTGCCCCTGGGCAATGCGATCGGCAAAAAGACCCTGAAAGAAGTGGTGAGCCAGGCAGATATCATCACACTGCATGTACCTGACAATAATGCTACTAAGAACCTGATCAATAAGAATGCATTAAAGAACTTCAAAAAGGGTTCTATCCTGATCAACTATGCCCGTGGTGAAGTGGTGGACCTGGAAGGACTGCGCAAATGCATCCTGGATGGCCAGATAGCCGGCGCGGCCATCGATGTATTCCCCTGGGAGCCGGAGAAGAACGGCGACCGTTTTGAAACTCCATTGCAGGAGCTGCCCAACGTAATCCTGACACCGCATATTGGCGGTTCTACAGAAGAGGCGCAAATGAATATCGGGGAAGATGTGAGCAATAAATTGTTCCAGTACCTGGAAATGGGCCTTACCAATGGCTCTCACACGGTACCTGCCATCAACCTTCCACCACAGGAAGGTACGCACCGGATATTGCACATTCACCGCAACGTGCCGGGGGTATTGTCGGAGATCAACACGCAATTGTCCAAGCACAACATTAATATCCTGGCGCAATACCTCAAAACCAACGATGAGATCGGTTATGTCGTATTGGATGTAGACAGGAAGATATCGGACAGGGCGTTTCAGCTGCTGAAGGAAGTGAAAGAAACGATCAAGGTGAGGTTATTGTATTAATATTATAGAATGAACGATCATATCAAGAGTCTGCAGGAAGCATTGCAGGTATCACCGGACAATGTGCCGCTGCGGCTGCACCTGGCAGAAGTGTTGTTGCGGGAGAAAATGTATGGAGAATCTGCAGCACAATACAGTGAGGTGTTGCAGCGAAGCTATGGCAATGCCAAAGCGAAGCTGGGATTGGCGGAAGCCTGGTTTTACCAGCAGAAATATTCTGCGGCGATCATCATTTATGAAGAGCTGTATCCTGAACTGCCTTCGGATGCGATGGTGTTTTTTGTGAAATGCCTGATTAAGGAACATTCTTTACAGCAGGCAGTGGAAGTATATCAAAAGGTGGTGGCGCTAAACCCTGAATTCCGGGACGAAGAGATCGACGCCAAACTGCGCATGAGCAGTGGGGGGGTACAAGGTCCCGAAGGAGATGATTTTGATGATGACCTGGACCTGGAGCGTAATGCGGGCAGTTATTTTTTAGAGAAACCAACCATCAATTTCTCGCACGTAGGTGGTATGGCGCGCATCAAGGATGAGATTTCCATGAAGATCATACAGCCGCTGAAGAATCCCGACCTCTACAAGGCCTTTGGGAAAAAAGTAGGCGGTGGTATCTTATTATATGGCCCTCCGGGCTGTGGCAAAACCTATATAGCGAAAGCTACCGCAGGAGAGATCCATGCAAAGTTTATCAACATCGGGTTGCATGATATTCTCGACATGTGGATTGGCAACAGTGAAAAGAACCTGCATGGGATCTTTGAACTGGCCCGTAAGAATGCGCCTTGTGTATTGTTCTTTGATGAAGTGGATGCTATGGGCGCCAGTCGCAGTGACCTGCGCCAGAGCGCTATGCGTCACGTGATCAACCAGTTCCTGGCTGAGATGGACGGCGTACAATCGGACAATGAAGGGGTGCTGATCCTGGCGGCTACGAATGCCCCCTGGAGTGTGGATGCGGCCTTCCGCAGGCCCGGCCGGTTTGACCGGGTGATCTTTGTAGAGCCGCCCGATGAGGCAGCACGGGAAGAGATCATACAAGCGATGTTGAAAGACAAACCTGTAAAGGATATTGATACACGTAAGGTGGCTAAGGAAACACCCGACTATTCGGGGGCGGATATCAAAGCGATGATCGATATAGCGGTAGAAGAGAAGCTGCGCGACTCGATGGCCAGCGGCAACCTCCAGCCATTGGCTACAAAAGACCTGCTGAAAGCCGCCAGGGTACATCGTCCTACCACGCTGGAATGGTTTTCTTCGGCACGCAATTATGCACTGTATGCCAACGAGAGCGGGTTGTACGATGATATCCTGAAATTCCTTAAGATCAAAAAGTAATCATGACGGATGTAGCGCCCTTGCTGGAACGGGCTAATTTATTACTGGCGCAGGGGCGGCCCAAAGATGCAGAGCGCCAGTTGGCCGATGCATTGCGGCTGGATCCGGAAAATGATTATGCCCTGGGATTACTTACCCGGTGCAAGTTTGATCTGAAGCAATACAAGGAAGGGATTGAGATCATACAGCGGGCTATTCAACTGATGCCGGAGGAAGGATACTACTTTTACCTGATGGCCTTTGGTTATTACCAGCTGGACAATAATACGCTGGCTTTGCAGCACTTGCAAAGAGCGGTAGAACTGAGTCCCTGGAGTGCTGAATTCTTTGGGCTGTGGGGGCTGGTATTACTGGAAGAAAAGCAATTTGAGCAAGCGCTGCAGCGGGCCAATGAAGGGCTGGCAGTAGACCCGGAAAATATTACCTGTCTGAATGTACGGTCTACGGCGCTCAACAAACTGAAGCGGGTAGACGATGCCATTGAAACGATGCAGGATGCGCTGGAAAAAGATCCGGAGAATCCTTATACGCACATGACATTTGGGTGGAACCTGCTGGAAAAAGGCAGGCACAAGGAGGCTGCCAAGCATTTCCGGGAAGCATTACGGCTCCATCCCAACCTGGAAGGGGCCCGTGAAGGATTGAAGCAGGCGCTGAAATCGAAGATACCTCCCTATAAATGGCTGTTACAATATAGTTTCTGG encodes:
- the serA gene encoding phosphoglycerate dehydrogenase; this encodes MSDKKNTSYPKEKVNILFLENISDAAVKNFKDAGYVSVRKLGGALTEDDLVREVKDVHLLGIRSKTQITPRVLEAAKKLQAIGCFCIGVNQVDLKSATDHGVVVFNAPYSNTRSVAELVIGLSIMLIRRIPDKNNAAHKGVWMKEAKGSYELRGKTLGIIGYGNIGSQVSVLAEGMGMKVIFYDAVTKLPLGNAIGKKTLKEVVSQADIITLHVPDNNATKNLINKNALKNFKKGSILINYARGEVVDLEGLRKCILDGQIAGAAIDVFPWEPEKNGDRFETPLQELPNVILTPHIGGSTEEAQMNIGEDVSNKLFQYLEMGLTNGSHTVPAINLPPQEGTHRILHIHRNVPGVLSEINTQLSKHNINILAQYLKTNDEIGYVVLDVDRKISDRAFQLLKEVKETIKVRLLY
- a CDS encoding ATP-binding protein; the encoded protein is MNDHIKSLQEALQVSPDNVPLRLHLAEVLLREKMYGESAAQYSEVLQRSYGNAKAKLGLAEAWFYQQKYSAAIIIYEELYPELPSDAMVFFVKCLIKEHSLQQAVEVYQKVVALNPEFRDEEIDAKLRMSSGGVQGPEGDDFDDDLDLERNAGSYFLEKPTINFSHVGGMARIKDEISMKIIQPLKNPDLYKAFGKKVGGGILLYGPPGCGKTYIAKATAGEIHAKFINIGLHDILDMWIGNSEKNLHGIFELARKNAPCVLFFDEVDAMGASRSDLRQSAMRHVINQFLAEMDGVQSDNEGVLILAATNAPWSVDAAFRRPGRFDRVIFVEPPDEAAREEIIQAMLKDKPVKDIDTRKVAKETPDYSGADIKAMIDIAVEEKLRDSMASGNLQPLATKDLLKAARVHRPTTLEWFSSARNYALYANESGLYDDILKFLKIKK
- a CDS encoding tetratricopeptide repeat protein; translated protein: MTDVAPLLERANLLLAQGRPKDAERQLADALRLDPENDYALGLLTRCKFDLKQYKEGIEIIQRAIQLMPEEGYYFYLMAFGYYQLDNNTLALQHLQRAVELSPWSAEFFGLWGLVLLEEKQFEQALQRANEGLAVDPENITCLNVRSTALNKLKRVDDAIETMQDALEKDPENPYTHMTFGWNLLEKGRHKEAAKHFREALRLHPNLEGAREGLKQALKSKIPPYKWLLQYSFWINNKGKKARWIIPLGIYFGIQVITRLSEQGGGSIAMIGLVIMALYLLFVITSWVINPLANFFLLFHKDGKYALSSREKTNAIALITALVAGLAVVTIGLFLPGHPEPVVFAGLVIMSLGLPLGHMRFPIRLKGNLLVQWYSMALVLLGFVTITFMLSGVPAAVTLLYAYGICFVLYTWVSVFGK